Proteins from a single region of Callithrix jacchus isolate 240 chromosome 12, calJac240_pri, whole genome shotgun sequence:
- the LDAF1 gene encoding lipid droplet assembly factor 1 isoform X2, translated as MAKEEPRSISRDLQELQRKLTLLIEFFQNNPKVIAFTKSPVGQYLDRHPFLALALLVFIVTSAVPVGFFLLLVILTTLVALVGVIILEGLVISVGGLSLLCILCGLGFVSLAMSGMMMASYIIASSLINCRFTPRVGWRGTGTEEK; from the exons ATGGCAAAAGAGGAGCCCCGGAGTATCTCAAGGGACTTGCAGGAGCTGCAGAGGAAGCTGACTTTGCTGATAGAGTTCTTCCAGAATAACCCAAAG GTGATAGCCTTTACGAAGTCTCCAGTGGGTCAGTACTTGGACAGGCATCCGTTTCTGGCCCTCGCCTTGCTGGTGTTCATTGTCACATCGGCCGTTCCTGTTGGGTTCTTCCTGCTCCTCGTGATCCTTACCACCCTGGTTGCTCTGGTGGGGGTCATAATACTGGAAG GACTGGTCATCTCTGTGGGTGGTCTCTCACTGCTCTGCATTCTCTGTGGCTTGGGCTTCGTATCACTCGCCATGTCGGGGATGATGATGGCATCCTATATAATAGCTTCCAGCCTCATCAACTGCCGGTTTACTCCCAG ggtggggtggagaggaacaggaacagaagaaaaatga
- the LDAF1 gene encoding lipid droplet assembly factor 1 isoform X1 — translation MAKEEPRSISRDLQELQRKLTLLIEFFQNNPKVIAFTKSPVGQYLDRHPFLALALLVFIVTSAVPVGFFLLLVILTTLVALVGVIILEGLVISVGGLSLLCILCGLGFVSLAMSGMMMASYIIASSLINCRFTPRPLTQQNPSGDCQLAMKATDFKGLYQE, via the exons ATGGCAAAAGAGGAGCCCCGGAGTATCTCAAGGGACTTGCAGGAGCTGCAGAGGAAGCTGACTTTGCTGATAGAGTTCTTCCAGAATAACCCAAAG GTGATAGCCTTTACGAAGTCTCCAGTGGGTCAGTACTTGGACAGGCATCCGTTTCTGGCCCTCGCCTTGCTGGTGTTCATTGTCACATCGGCCGTTCCTGTTGGGTTCTTCCTGCTCCTCGTGATCCTTACCACCCTGGTTGCTCTGGTGGGGGTCATAATACTGGAAG GACTGGTCATCTCTGTGGGTGGTCTCTCACTGCTCTGCATTCTCTGTGGCTTGGGCTTCGTATCACTCGCCATGTCGGGGATGATGATGGCATCCTATATAATAGCTTCCAGCCTCATCAACTGCCGGTTTACTCCCAG ACCActgacacagcaaaaccccagcGGCGACTGTCAGCTGGCCATGAAGGCCACAGACTTCAAGGGGCTTTACCAGGAATGA